From Mytilus galloprovincialis chromosome 9, xbMytGall1.hap1.1, whole genome shotgun sequence, the proteins below share one genomic window:
- the LOC143045606 gene encoding glucose-induced degradation protein 4 homolog: MSILTIYRNAKTMPVKLDPPPPANSNLPGITTSLLYNGSRFQGHQKSKGNCYDVEVILQYVDMDNSYLCGYLKINGLTEEYPTLTTFFEGEIISKKHPFLTRKWEADEEVDRKHWGKFLSFYPFAKNFNSDSFDYEELNNTDFVFMRWKEHFLVPDHTVKDITGASFAGFYYICFQKSLASIEGYYYHRSSEWFQSLNLTHVPDHSIPVYQFR, from the exons ATGTCCATTTTGACAATTTACAGGAATGCCAAAACAATGCCGGTAAAGCTTGACCCACCACCTCCTGCGAATAGCAACCTCCCCGGAATAACCACCAGTCTATTGTACAATGGATCAAGGTTTCAGGGACACCAAAAAAGCAAAGGCAATTGCTATGATGTAGAAGTTATTTTACAg tATGTTGATATGGACAATTCTTATCTCTGTGGTTATTTGAAGATAAACGGCCTAACAGAGGAATACCCAACATTGACAACATTCtttgaaggggagataatcagtAAGAAACATCCATTTCTTACCAGGAAATGGGAGGCTGATGAAGAAGTAGACAGAAAACATTGG GGgaagtttttatctttttatccaTTTGCCAAGAATTTTAACTCTGATTCTTTTGATTATGAAGAATTAAACAACACAGATTTTGTATTTATGAGATGGAAG GAGCATTTTTTGGTTCCAGACCATACAGTCAAAGACATAACTGGTGCATCTTTTGCTGgcttttattatatttgtttccaAAAATCTCTGGCATCCATTGAAGGTTACTACTATCACAGAAGTTCTGAATG gtTTCAGTCCCTGAATTTAACTCATGTTCCAGACCACAGTATACCAGTCTACCAGTTCAGATGA
- the LOC143045602 gene encoding dynein regulatory complex subunit 3-like, translating into MSAVNSMSRMYDNLEPTVIDEDLLRSAVEEQGPKEEAGKIAKAEGIDFGDVTSLRLDFKNVLTIDNLWEFTALTKLQLDNNIIEKIEGLDSLVNLIWLDLSFNNIEVIEGLGHLTKLEDLTLYSNRISKIENMDNLVNLQVFSIGNNILKDLENVIYLRKFKKLKTLTLKGNPFCEEDTYKQYVIAFLSDIGFLDYKLVHQQAREAAIEKYMIPREEMLHNEKQANAIVEEDNKRKIEVELHKIAYVENMDSDSLFESLYTEDAEGKKLAEFPAISELIESFREKFVAVCYQIFEYGIKEHDKRQAEVNQFWECIEEAKNENKLLGMKAIDEFMVMKKKVLQELTQISDQRLLEQQVSDYNKVIAELWDKLMGYELQLVDQLEEVVKDFERNLQDMVSMFIESIMAFMSTARDLENSHHEKLSEIALPIVDKLAKNEMDDEISEDVRMLFVDKDTIINAISTSHDYHLLKIDNKEEDMMTRLNNWMKGLLEKIHDEEEIQRNRLRVVEINHLIDHLRDEIDNLEVGNAGGY; encoded by the exons ATGAGTGCTGTAAATTCTATGTCTCGTATGTACGATAACTTAGAACCAACAGTTATCGATGAAGATTTACTCAGATCTGCTGTTGAAGAACAAGGTCCCAAAGAAGAAGCTGGTAAAATAGCCAAAGCTGAAGGGATAGACTTTGGTGATGTTACATCCTTGAGATTAGACTTCAAAA ATGTTTTAACAATTGATAACTTATGGGAATTTACAGCATTAACAAAATTACAGTTGGACAACAATATCATAGAAAAAATAGAAGGACTAGATTCACTTGTAAATCTTATTTGGTTGG ATTTGTCCTTTAACAACATAGAAGTAATAGAAGGATTGGGTCATCTGACTAAATTAGAAGACCTTACTTTATACAGTAACAGAATATCAAAGATTGAAAATATGGATAATTTAGTAAATTTACAGGTGTTCTCTATTGGAAACAATATCCTGAAAGATTTAGAAAAT gttATATATTTAAGGAAATTTAAGAAACTTAAAACATTAACACTGAAAGGGAATCCATTTTGTGAAGAGGACACTTATAAACAATATGTGATAGCATTTCTTTCAGACATAGGATTTCTGGATTATAAATTGGTTCATCAACAAGCG AGAGAGGCTGCCATTGAGAAATATATGATTCCAAGAGAAGAAATGTTACACAACGAGAAACAGGCTAATGCTATAGTAGAAGAAGATAACAAGAGAAAGATAGAGGTTGAATTACATAAG attGCTTATGTAGAGAACATGGATAGTGACAGCTTGTTTGAGAGTTTGTACACAGAAGACGCAGAAGGGAAGAAATTGGCAGAATTTCCTGCTATTTCTGAACTCATTGAAAG CTTCAGAGAAAAGTTTGTGGCTGTTTGTTACCAGATTTTTGAATATGGTATAAAAGAACATGACAAACGTCAAGCAGAAGTAAACCAGTTCTGGGAATGTATTGAAGAAGCAAAGAATGAAAACAAACTTCTAGGAATGAAGGCAATTGATGAATTCATGGTCATGAAGAAGAAA GTATTACAAGAACTTACCCAGATAAGTGACCAAAGACTTTTAGAACAACAAGTATCAGACTATAACAAAGTAATAGCAGAACTATGGGACAAACTTATGGGATATGAGCTACAACTTGTAGATCAGTTAGAG GAAGTTGTTAAGGATTTTGAGAGAAACCTACAGGACATGGTATCTATGTTTATTGAGAGTATAATGGCTTTCATGTCAACAGCCAGAGATCTGGAGAACTCACATCATGAAAAACTCAGTGAAATAGCCTTACCTATTGTAGACAAACTGGCTAAGAATGAAATGGATGATGAAATCTCAGAGGATGTCCGAATg ttgttTGTTGACAAAGACACAATCATCAATGCTATTTCTACGTCACATGACTATCATTTACTAAAAATAGACAATAAAGAGGAAGATATGATGACCAGACTGAATAATTGGATGAAAGgacttttagaaaaaatacatGACGAAGAAGAAATTCAGAGAAACAGATTACGTGTGGTGGAAATTAATCATCTGATTGACCACTTAAGGGATGAAATAGACAATCTGGAAGTGGGAAATGCTGGAGGATActaa
- the LOC143045605 gene encoding ATP synthase mitochondrial F1 complex assembly factor 2-like has translation MAAPMRIYHSAVKSFLNVSNSHCTCSVRRFNPRELKKFYKNATITQTNGWFEINLDKKKLKTPNGKVFKVPNEALALAVATEWNMQDKIIKRHYMHLTSLCNTALDNPTYKSREDLVRSALHYAETDTLCYRLEEPEDLAKLEKVCWDPILEWARKRYDIEIESTTGLLPPEVPSSTYNKLRRHLLSYGDWALFGFLYGTENLKSLILMLAVVDKHIDVKTAVTLSRLEQNYQTTKWGNVEWYHDLDIEELHTRVAAAALFIYWSSESSSIIEKAAIEF, from the exons atggctgcgcccatgagAATTTATCATTCAGCTGTCAAAAGTTTCTTAAATGTATCAAATTCACATTGCACTTGTTCTGTGAGAAGATTCAACCCAAGAG agtTAAAGAAATTTTACAAGAATGCAACTATAACTCAGACAAATG GCTGGTTTGAAATAAATTTAGACAAGAAAAAATTGAAGACACCAAATGGAAAGGTTTTCAAAGTTCCAAATGAGGCACTGGCTTTAGCTGTAGCTACAGAATGGAATATGCAAGACAAAATAATCAAGAGACATTATATGCATTTA ACATCACTGTGCAATACAGCATTAGATAACCCTACATATAAATCAAGAGAAGATTTAGTACGGAGTGCATTACATTATGCAGAGACAGACACGCTGTG TTACAGATTGGAAGAACCAGAAGACCTTGCCAAACTTGAGAAAGTATGTTGGGATCCTATTCTTGAATGGGCAAGAAAAAG ATATGATATTGAAATAGAATCTACAACAGGTCTGTTACCACCTGAAGTGCCATCCAGTACATACAACAAATTAAGGAGACATTTATTATCTTATGGTGACTGGGCATTGTTTG GTTTTTTATATGGTACAGAAAACttaaaatcattgattttaatGTTAGCTGTGGTAGATAAACACATAGATGTCAAAACAGCTGTAACTTTATCTAGGTTGGAACAAAATTATCAG ACAACAAAATGGGGTAATGTAGAGTGGTATCACGACCTTGACATTGAAGAGTTACACACCAGAGTAGCAGCAGCTGCATTGTTTATATATTGGTCTAGTGAATCATCATCAATTATAGAGAAAGCAGCTATAGAATTTTga